Proteins encoded by one window of Blautia faecicola:
- a CDS encoding oxaloacetate decarboxylase subunit alpha, whose translation MTDIAKKPIKITETILRDAHQSLIATRMTTEQMLPIVDTMDKVGYHSVECWGGATFDASLRFLKEDPWERLRKFRDGFKNTKLQMLFRGQNILGYRPYADDVVEYFVQKSIANGIDIIRIFDCLNDMRNLQTAVKAANKEKGHAQVALSYTLGDAYTLEYWTNIAKEIEEMGADSICIKDMAGLLLPYKATELVKALKETVKIPIQLHTHYTSGVASMTYMKAVEAGVDVIDTAISPFALGTSQPATEVMVETFKGTPYDSGLDQKLLAEIADYFRPIRDEALDSGLLNPKNLGVNIKTLLYQVPGGMLSNLTSQLKEQNAEDKFYDVLEEVPRVRKDLGEPPLVTPSSQIVGTQAVFNVLMGERYKMVTKETKAVLSGEYGKTVKPFNKEVQKKCIGDKQPITCRPADLIPDELDTLRSEMAQWSEQDEDVLSYALFPQVATDFFKYREAQQTKVDATVADNKNGAYPV comes from the coding sequence ATGACAGATATTGCTAAAAAACCAATTAAAATTACTGAAACAATTCTGCGTGATGCTCATCAGTCTCTGATCGCAACAAGAATGACCACAGAGCAGATGCTGCCGATCGTAGATACTATGGATAAAGTAGGTTACCATTCTGTAGAGTGCTGGGGTGGTGCAACATTTGATGCTTCCCTGCGTTTTCTGAAGGAAGATCCATGGGAAAGACTTCGTAAATTCCGTGACGGATTTAAAAACACAAAACTGCAGATGCTGTTCCGTGGACAGAACATCCTGGGATATCGTCCATACGCAGATGATGTAGTAGAATATTTTGTACAGAAATCTATCGCAAACGGTATTGATATCATCCGTATCTTTGACTGTCTGAATGATATGAGAAACCTGCAGACAGCAGTAAAAGCAGCAAACAAAGAAAAAGGTCATGCACAGGTTGCACTGTCTTACACACTGGGCGATGCTTATACTCTGGAATACTGGACAAACATTGCAAAAGAGATCGAAGAGATGGGTGCAGATTCTATCTGCATCAAAGATATGGCTGGTCTGCTGCTTCCTTATAAAGCAACAGAACTGGTAAAAGCTCTGAAAGAGACTGTCAAGATCCCGATTCAGCTGCATACACATTATACTTCCGGTGTGGCTTCCATGACTTATATGAAAGCTGTTGAGGCTGGTGTTGATGTAATCGATACAGCGATCTCTCCATTTGCGCTGGGTACTTCTCAGCCGGCTACAGAGGTTATGGTAGAAACCTTCAAAGGTACTCCATACGATTCCGGTCTGGATCAGAAACTTCTGGCTGAAATCGCTGACTACTTCCGTCCGATCCGTGACGAGGCTCTGGACAGCGGTCTGCTGAATCCGAAGAACCTGGGTGTAAACATCAAAACTCTGCTGTATCAGGTACCGGGTGGTATGCTGTCCAACCTGACTTCTCAGCTGAAAGAACAGAACGCAGAAGACAAATTCTACGATGTTCTGGAAGAAGTCCCGAGAGTAAGAAAAGACCTGGGCGAGCCGCCTCTGGTTACTCCGTCTTCTCAGATCGTAGGTACACAGGCTGTATTTAACGTACTGATGGGCGAAAGATATAAAATGGTTACAAAAGAAACAAAAGCTGTTCTCTCCGGTGAATATGGTAAAACTGTTAAACCGTTCAACAAAGAGGTTCAGAAGAAATGTATCGGTGACAAACAGCCGATCACCTGCCGTCCTGCAGATCTGATCCCGGACGAACTGGATACTCTGCGCAGCGAGATGGCTCAGTGGTCCGAGCAGGATGAGGACGTTCTGTCCTACGCACTGTTCCCACAGGTTGCTACTGACTTCTTCAAATATAGAGAGGCTCAGCAGACAAAAGTAGATGCTACGGTAGCGGATAATAAGAATGGGGCTTATCCGGTTTAA
- a CDS encoding ABC-F family ATP-binding cassette domain-containing protein, translating to MNIINIEHISKIFGEKVIFEDASFGIQQGDKIGIVGINGTGKSTLLRMIAGEEEPDEGQIIRQNGLKIAYLPQNPHFPKGATVSSYALNGNGDKDWLVQSNMTKLGIEVSEQEVENLSGGQRRKLALAKVLAGDFDVLLLDEPTNHLDEGMINWLEEYLKGYKGVLVMVTHDRYFLDKVSNRILEISRGNMYGYDANYSRFLELKAEREEMELASERKRQSILRMELEWAKRGCRARSTKQRARLDRLEDLKQGKAPVSDAVVEMDSVETRMGKKTIELYEVTKKYGDQMLLKDFTYTVLRNQRLGIVGPNGCGKSTLLKIMAGLEQPDEGRVEVGETIKIGYLAQEELPIKDSNQRVIDYVKEIGEYVQTRDGRISASQMLERFLFTPDMQYTPISKLSGGEKRRLYLLSVLVSGANVLILDEPSNDVDIPTVTILEDYLNAFSGIVITVSHDRYFLDNVVDRIFEFDGNGTLRQYEGGYTDYREAKERRFGETGAISSVPGGEKEKKEKSTGKDWKQNRPTKLKFTYKEQREYETIDDDIAALEEKIEKLDDDMVKNATNSGKLAEIMREKEAAEAQLEEKMDRWVYLNDLAEQIEAQKSGN from the coding sequence ATGAATATTATTAATATTGAGCATATCAGTAAGATTTTTGGGGAGAAGGTTATTTTTGAGGATGCTTCGTTTGGTATCCAGCAGGGGGATAAGATTGGTATTGTGGGGATTAATGGTACCGGGAAGTCTACGTTGTTGCGGATGATTGCGGGGGAGGAGGAGCCGGATGAGGGGCAGATTATCCGGCAGAATGGGTTGAAGATTGCTTATCTTCCGCAGAATCCACATTTTCCGAAGGGTGCTACGGTATCTTCGTATGCGTTGAACGGGAATGGAGATAAGGACTGGCTGGTGCAGAGTAATATGACGAAGCTTGGAATCGAAGTGTCTGAGCAGGAGGTGGAGAATCTTTCGGGAGGACAGCGGAGAAAGCTTGCGCTGGCGAAGGTGCTGGCGGGGGATTTTGATGTACTGCTGTTGGACGAGCCTACCAACCACCTGGATGAAGGGATGATCAACTGGCTGGAAGAATATCTGAAAGGATATAAGGGAGTGCTGGTGATGGTTACACATGACCGGTATTTCCTGGATAAAGTGTCCAACCGAATTCTGGAGATCAGCAGGGGAAATATGTATGGGTATGATGCGAATTATTCCCGTTTTCTGGAACTGAAGGCAGAGAGGGAGGAGATGGAACTTGCCAGTGAGCGGAAACGTCAGAGCATCCTGCGGATGGAACTGGAATGGGCGAAACGTGGATGCCGTGCCAGAAGTACAAAGCAGAGAGCACGACTGGATCGACTGGAAGACTTAAAACAGGGAAAAGCGCCGGTCAGCGATGCGGTTGTTGAGATGGATTCCGTAGAAACCCGGATGGGCAAGAAGACGATTGAACTGTATGAGGTGACGAAGAAATATGGCGATCAGATGCTTTTGAAGGATTTTACCTATACGGTTCTTCGCAATCAGCGCCTGGGAATCGTTGGACCGAACGGATGCGGAAAATCTACCCTGTTAAAGATCATGGCAGGACTGGAACAGCCGGATGAAGGTCGTGTAGAGGTAGGGGAGACGATCAAAATAGGATACCTGGCACAGGAAGAGCTGCCGATCAAAGACAGCAATCAGCGTGTGATCGATTATGTGAAAGAGATCGGAGAATATGTGCAGACAAGAGACGGCAGAATCAGTGCATCACAGATGCTGGAGCGGTTCTTATTCACACCGGATATGCAGTACACCCCGATTTCCAAACTCTCCGGTGGAGAAAAACGGCGGCTGTATCTGTTGTCTGTGCTGGTCAGCGGAGCGAATGTATTGATTCTGGATGAGCCGTCGAATGATGTGGATATCCCGACAGTTACGATCCTGGAAGATTATCTGAATGCATTTTCCGGTATTGTGATCACGGTTTCTCATGACCGGTATTTTCTGGATAATGTGGTGGATCGCATCTTTGAATTTGACGGAAACGGAACACTGCGCCAGTACGAAGGCGGTTATACGGACTACCGGGAGGCGAAAGAGCGCAGATTTGGAGAGACGGGAGCGATATCCAGCGTGCCGGGTGGAGAAAAAGAGAAGAAAGAAAAATCCACCGGAAAGGACTGGAAACAGAACCGCCCAACCAAATTGAAATTCACCTATAAAGAGCAGAGAGAATATGAGACAATCGATGATGATATCGCAGCGTTAGAGGAAAAAATCGAAAAACTGGACGATGATATGGTCAAGAATGCCACCAACTCCGGAAAGCTGGCAGAAATCATGCGGGAAAAAGAAGCTGCGGAAGCACAGCTGGAAGAAAAGATGGATCGCTGGGTATATCTGAACGATCTGGCGGAACAGATTGAAGCGCAGAAGAGTGGAAATTAA
- a CDS encoding OadG family protein, whose protein sequence is MKQRWKKIASLMLVTICAFSLTACGKKEETAAYQQITDDMVSNCAEVSQSAVESLAGFDDETLNQMTANRDTFTRLAVSAWMDQENELGKYEEMGTPTTDIDREEGQVTVDIPAKFDKGDAEIKVVFNYSSDYDQMVPAYMTISEVETTGMKLNGAAVNTVMGVGCVFVVLIFLIFVISLFKYVGKIGQKETAPKAAPAPAPAVPAAPVEEDLTDDLELVAVISAAIAASENTSTDSFVVRSIKKVNRSKWQRA, encoded by the coding sequence ATGAAGCAGAGATGGAAAAAAATTGCCAGTCTGATGCTGGTTACAATCTGTGCATTTTCTCTGACTGCCTGCGGTAAAAAAGAAGAAACAGCTGCTTATCAGCAGATTACCGATGATATGGTAAGCAACTGTGCAGAGGTATCTCAGAGTGCGGTAGAATCTCTTGCAGGTTTCGATGATGAAACTCTGAATCAGATGACTGCAAACAGAGACACATTTACCAGACTTGCAGTATCAGCATGGATGGACCAGGAAAACGAACTTGGTAAATATGAGGAAATGGGAACCCCGACAACAGATATTGACCGTGAAGAAGGACAGGTAACTGTTGATATTCCGGCAAAATTTGACAAAGGTGATGCAGAAATCAAAGTTGTATTCAATTACAGCAGTGATTATGACCAGATGGTTCCTGCTTATATGACTATTTCCGAAGTTGAAACGACCGGAATGAAATTAAACGGTGCCGCTGTCAATACCGTTATGGGTGTTGGCTGTGTATTCGTTGTTCTGATCTTCCTGATTTTCGTTATTTCCTTATTTAAGTATGTTGGAAAGATCGGACAGAAAGAGACAGCACCGAAAGCAGCACCAGCACCTGCACCAGCAGTACCGGCAGCACCTGTTGAGGAAGACCTGACAGATGATCTGGAACTGGTAGCAGTTATTTCCGCAGCGATCGCTGCATCTGAGAACACATCCACAGACAGCTTTGTGGTTCGTTCCATTAAAAAAGTAAACAGAAGTAAATGGCAGAGAGCCTGA
- a CDS encoding biotin/lipoyl-containing protein, whose protein sequence is MKNYTITVNGNVYNVTVEEGQTSGASAAAPVAAPKAAPAAAPKAAAPAASAGSVKVTAGAAGKVFKVEASVGQAVKAGDPVIILEAMKMEIPVVAPQDGTVASIDVAVGDAVEAGATLASLN, encoded by the coding sequence ATGAAAAACTATACTATTACTGTTAATGGCAATGTATACAATGTAACTGTTGAAGAAGGACAGACAAGCGGTGCATCTGCAGCAGCTCCGGTTGCAGCTCCGAAGGCAGCACCTGCAGCAGCTCCGAAGGCAGCAGCACCTGCAGCTTCCGCCGGTTCCGTAAAAGTAACAGCCGGAGCAGCCGGAAAAGTATTTAAAGTAGAAGCAAGTGTTGGACAGGCTGTAAAAGCCGGTGATCCAGTGATCATCCTGGAAGCAATGAAGATGGAAATCCCGGTTGTTGCTCCGCAGGACGGAACCGTTGCAAGCATTGACGTTGCTGTTGGTGATGCAGTTGAAGCTGGTGCTACTCTGGCATCCTTAAACTAA
- a CDS encoding acyl-CoA carboxylase subunit beta yields MSNTAQSAASTRIASLLDANSFVEIGGQITARSTDFNLSAKETPSDGVITGYGVIDGSLVYVYSQDATVLNGTVGEMHAKKIARLYDFAMKTGAPVIGLIDCAGMRLQEATDALNGFGEIYMQQTKASGVIPQITGIFGTCGGGMAMIPALTDFTLMEEKKAKLFVNSPNAIEGNEISKCDTSAAEYQAKEAGLVDFKGSEEDVLAQIRALVTMLPANNEDDMSYEECTDDLNRVCKDLANCAGDTSIALSQISDNNVFFEVKADYAKDMVCGFIKLNGSTVGAVANRTEIYDAEGNLTETMDAVLSARGARKAADFVKFCDAFNIPVLTLTNVTGFKATKCSEANMAKAVAELTYAFADATVPKVNVIVGKAYGSAYLAMNSKSIGADMVYAWPNAEIGMMDAKLAAKIMYADSDAATINEKAAEYATLQSSVESAARRGYVDTIIEAEDTRKYVIGAFEMLYTKREDRPSKKHGTV; encoded by the coding sequence ATGAGCAATACAGCACAAAGCGCAGCAAGCACAAGGATAGCCTCTTTGCTTGATGCAAACAGTTTTGTTGAAATCGGTGGACAGATTACTGCAAGAAGTACAGATTTCAACTTATCTGCAAAAGAAACCCCGTCAGATGGTGTTATCACCGGATATGGTGTGATCGATGGCAGTCTGGTGTATGTATACAGCCAGGATGCTACCGTACTGAACGGAACTGTTGGTGAGATGCATGCAAAGAAAATTGCAAGACTGTATGATTTCGCAATGAAGACAGGTGCACCTGTGATCGGTCTGATCGATTGCGCAGGTATGCGTCTGCAGGAAGCAACCGATGCACTGAACGGTTTCGGTGAGATCTACATGCAGCAGACAAAAGCAAGCGGTGTGATTCCACAGATCACAGGTATCTTCGGAACCTGCGGCGGTGGAATGGCTATGATTCCGGCACTGACAGATTTTACTCTGATGGAAGAGAAAAAAGCAAAATTATTTGTCAATTCTCCAAACGCCATCGAAGGAAATGAAATCTCCAAATGCGATACTTCCGCAGCTGAGTATCAGGCAAAAGAAGCAGGTCTGGTAGATTTCAAAGGAAGCGAAGAAGATGTTCTGGCACAGATCCGTGCGCTGGTAACTATGCTTCCTGCAAACAACGAAGATGATATGTCTTACGAAGAATGCACAGATGATCTGAACAGAGTATGCAAAGATCTGGCAAACTGTGCAGGAGATACTTCTATCGCACTGTCTCAGATCAGCGATAACAACGTATTCTTCGAAGTAAAAGCAGACTATGCAAAAGATATGGTTTGTGGATTCATCAAACTGAACGGTTCCACTGTAGGTGCTGTTGCAAACAGAACAGAGATCTACGATGCAGAAGGAAACCTGACAGAAACCATGGATGCAGTATTATCCGCAAGAGGAGCAAGAAAAGCAGCAGACTTCGTAAAATTCTGTGACGCTTTCAACATCCCGGTTCTGACACTGACCAATGTTACCGGATTCAAAGCAACCAAATGCTCTGAGGCAAACATGGCAAAAGCAGTTGCTGAACTGACTTATGCATTTGCAGATGCTACTGTACCGAAAGTAAACGTGATTGTAGGAAAAGCTTACGGAAGCGCGTACCTGGCTATGAACAGCAAATCCATCGGTGCAGATATGGTTTATGCATGGCCGAACGCTGAAATCGGTATGATGGATGCAAAACTGGCAGCAAAGATCATGTACGCAGATTCTGATGCAGCTACCATCAACGAGAAAGCTGCTGAATATGCAACCCTGCAGTCCAGCGTGGAATCCGCAGCAAGAAGAGGATATGTAGATACTATTATCGAAGCTGAGGATACAAGAAAATATGTGATCGGTGCTTTCGAAATGCTTTACACAAAGAGAGAGGATCGTCCAAGCAAAAAACACGGAACAGTATAA
- a CDS encoding spore coat associated protein CotJA, which produces MDPYRMNCRNSSGNCRNRTCGNMTGNREAMMPMDTNGKTCTNTRDRGAQETSVQEHLQMLPLAMAYVPMQKFGKVYEPARGFQLGTIFPELCKPFCGKGGECRR; this is translated from the coding sequence ATGGATCCGTATCGTATGAATTGCCGGAACTCTTCCGGTAACTGCAGAAACCGGACCTGTGGCAACATGACAGGAAACAGAGAAGCGATGATGCCGATGGACACCAATGGCAAAACCTGCACCAATACACGCGATCGTGGTGCACAGGAAACATCTGTACAGGAGCATTTGCAGATGCTTCCACTGGCAATGGCGTATGTGCCAATGCAGAAATTCGGAAAGGTATACGAACCGGCCAGAGGATTTCAGCTTGGCACGATTTTCCCGGAACTTTGTAAACCATTTTGCGGGAAAGGAGGCGAATGCAGGCGATGA
- a CDS encoding sodium ion-translocating decarboxylase subunit beta — translation MSIMNTLSNLWEQTAFMNLDWGNYVMILVALVFLYLAIKHGFEPLLLVPIAFGMLLVNIYPDIMADPYVDAMGIEHAGGLLHYFFILDEWSILPSLIFMGVGAMTDFGPLIANPKSFILGAAAQLGIYSAYFLAIFLGFNGKAAAAISIIGGADGPTSIFLAGKLGQTELMGPIAVAAYSYMSLVPIIQPPIMKLLTTEKERKIKMEQLRPVSKLEKILFPIVITIVVCMILPTTAPLVGMLMLGNLFKESGVVKQLTETASNALMYIVVILLGTSVGASTSAEAFLNVDTLKIVLLGLVAFCVGTAGGVLFGKIMCKLSGGKINPLIGSAGVSAVPMAARVSQKVGAEADPTNFLLMHAMGPNVAGVIGTAVAAGTFMAVFGV, via the coding sequence ATGAGTATAATGAATACATTGTCAAACTTATGGGAACAGACTGCGTTCATGAACCTGGATTGGGGTAACTATGTTATGATCCTGGTTGCGTTGGTGTTCCTGTATCTGGCAATCAAACACGGATTTGAGCCACTGCTGCTGGTGCCGATCGCATTCGGTATGCTGCTGGTTAACATCTATCCGGATATTATGGCAGATCCTTACGTAGATGCTATGGGTATCGAACATGCCGGTGGTCTTCTGCATTACTTCTTCATCCTGGATGAGTGGAGTATCCTGCCGTCCCTGATCTTCATGGGCGTTGGTGCGATGACAGACTTTGGTCCGCTGATCGCCAACCCGAAGAGTTTTATTCTTGGTGCTGCAGCACAGCTGGGTATCTACAGCGCGTACTTCCTGGCTATTTTCCTGGGATTCAACGGAAAAGCAGCAGCAGCAATCTCTATCATTGGTGGAGCCGATGGTCCGACCTCTATCTTCCTGGCAGGTAAACTGGGCCAGACAGAACTGATGGGACCGATCGCCGTGGCAGCATATTCTTATATGTCCCTGGTTCCGATCATTCAGCCGCCAATCATGAAACTTCTGACAACTGAAAAAGAAAGAAAGATCAAGATGGAACAGCTTCGTCCGGTATCCAAACTGGAGAAGATCTTATTCCCGATCGTTATCACAATTGTAGTTTGTATGATCCTTCCTACAACTGCTCCTCTGGTAGGTATGCTGATGCTTGGTAACCTGTTCAAAGAGAGTGGTGTTGTAAAACAGCTGACAGAGACAGCTTCCAACGCGCTGATGTACATCGTAGTTATCCTGCTGGGTACTTCCGTAGGTGCATCTACAAGCGCAGAAGCATTCCTGAACGTAGATACTCTGAAGATCGTTCTTCTGGGTCTGGTTGCATTCTGTGTTGGTACTGCCGGTGGTGTTCTCTTTGGTAAGATCATGTGCAAACTGTCCGGTGGAAAGATCAATCCTCTGATCGGTTCAGCCGGTGTATCTGCCGTTCCTATGGCAGCCCGTGTATCCCAGAAAGTTGGTGCGGAAGCAGATCCGACAAACTTCCTTCTGATGCATGCTATGGGACCTAACGTAGCAGGTGTTATCGGTACCGCAGTAGCGGCCGGAACTTTCATGGCTGTATTCGGAGTATAA
- a CDS encoding GDSL-type esterase/lipase family protein — protein MEQQKRKKRAMAFGLVAIVLIFWNLMQNTADQQKLRVACVGDELTFGTDVEDREDNCYPVQLQKYMEKAEKKYRIGNFGVEGAAVQKKSKKPYTKEERYESSTEYKANLVVIMLGTNDTTEENWTDIDTFQKDYQSLIKNYQDLKSSPEVWLITPPMIQSDGSTEMEERAKRVEEVKDAVETIGEKNKLTVLDLYSYSQEHPEWYQKDGIRLNKDGAKAVADMVGDCSVNKKK, from the coding sequence ATGGAACAGCAGAAGAGAAAAAAACGGGCGATGGCATTTGGTCTGGTGGCGATCGTACTGATTTTCTGGAATCTGATGCAGAATACAGCAGATCAGCAGAAATTACGGGTGGCATGTGTCGGGGATGAACTGACTTTTGGAACCGATGTGGAAGACCGGGAAGACAACTGTTACCCGGTACAGTTGCAGAAATACATGGAAAAGGCAGAGAAAAAATACCGGATCGGAAATTTCGGTGTGGAAGGTGCAGCGGTTCAAAAAAAGAGCAAAAAGCCATATACAAAAGAAGAACGATATGAGAGCAGTACCGAATATAAAGCGAATCTTGTTGTGATAATGCTTGGAACGAACGATACGACAGAGGAAAACTGGACAGATATCGATACGTTTCAAAAAGATTATCAATCCCTGATCAAAAATTATCAGGATTTAAAGAGCAGTCCGGAAGTCTGGCTGATTACACCGCCGATGATCCAGTCTGATGGAAGCACAGAAATGGAAGAGAGAGCCAAAAGAGTGGAAGAAGTCAAAGATGCGGTCGAAACCATTGGCGAGAAGAACAAACTGACAGTTCTGGATCTTTACAGCTACAGCCAGGAGCATCCGGAATGGTATCAGAAAGACGGTATTCGTCTGAACAAGGACGGAGCAAAGGCAGTAGCGGACATGGTAGGCGACTGTAGCGTAAATAAAAAGAAGTAG
- a CDS encoding acyltransferase family protein has product MDTTVKAPAVSGDQREYLFDNYKVLLILLVVIGHFIEPSNDQNSFLYELKWGIVAFHMPAFIFISGYFSKRIPSLKKMLCGLVIPYFVYEILYYLLYTFVLDKETGFYFARPKFSLWYLMALFAWRLFSPLVEKIPGCMILSVIAGILIGFTDFGNFLSIPRILFFFPFFLAGKKFDSSSLARFRNRKGYLGALTILGGFAVFLFTDNYHHRLDQKIFYGRYSYADMDMGSVEGVLVRIGCYLISFLLIYLFMLVLPTEKKSYSYLGERTMAIYIFHGFVYSCLRYGSSILTSVESNLECLYLLAFCFFLVWFLSRKPFVLFTNKIAHLF; this is encoded by the coding sequence ATGGACACTACTGTAAAGGCACCTGCCGTATCGGGAGATCAGCGTGAATATCTGTTTGACAATTACAAAGTATTATTGATTCTTCTGGTCGTCATCGGTCACTTTATTGAACCAAGCAACGATCAGAATTCATTTCTCTACGAATTAAAATGGGGAATCGTGGCATTCCACATGCCTGCTTTCATCTTTATCTCCGGATATTTTTCCAAGCGGATCCCGTCCTTAAAGAAAATGCTCTGCGGACTGGTCATTCCTTATTTTGTATACGAGATCCTGTATTATCTTTTATATACGTTTGTTCTGGACAAAGAGACCGGGTTTTATTTTGCCAGACCGAAATTTTCTCTCTGGTATCTGATGGCACTGTTCGCCTGGAGACTGTTCTCTCCTCTGGTTGAGAAAATCCCCGGCTGCATGATTTTGTCCGTCATTGCCGGAATTCTTATTGGATTCACGGATTTTGGGAATTTTCTTTCGATTCCGCGTATTCTGTTTTTCTTCCCGTTCTTTCTTGCCGGGAAAAAATTTGATTCTTCCTCCCTCGCCCGCTTCCGGAACCGGAAGGGGTATCTGGGTGCACTGACCATCTTGGGAGGTTTTGCCGTTTTTTTATTTACCGACAATTACCATCATCGGCTGGATCAGAAAATTTTCTATGGACGATACTCCTACGCAGATATGGATATGGGTTCCGTCGAAGGTGTACTTGTCCGCATCGGCTGTTATCTGATCTCTTTTCTTCTGATCTACCTGTTCATGCTGGTACTTCCGACCGAAAAGAAATCCTACTCCTATCTGGGAGAACGAACCATGGCAATCTATATCTTCCACGGTTTCGTCTACAGCTGCCTCAGATACGGTTCTTCCATTCTGACTTCGGTTGAGAGCAATCTGGAATGTCTGTATCTGCTGGCATTCTGCTTCTTCCTGGTATGGTTTTTATCGAGAAAACCTTTTGTATTGTTTACAAACAAGATCGCCCATCTTTTCTGA
- a CDS encoding manganese catalase family protein: MWIYEKRLQYPVNITKTDARIAKIIATQYGGPDGEIGASMRYLSQRFTAPNRVCMAVLTDVATEELGHLEMVSTIVHQLTANLTVEEIENQGFADYYVDHAVGIWPQSAGGIPFNSCEFQSKGDPITDMFESMAAEQKARSTYDNILRVVRDIPEIADPIRFLRAREVVHFQRFGEALQSLQDQLNSKNFYQMNPSFDTGLTREPCDCQGECVQ, from the coding sequence ATGTGGATCTATGAAAAAAGACTGCAATATCCGGTAAACATCACGAAGACAGACGCACGGATCGCGAAGATTATAGCAACACAATATGGTGGCCCCGACGGCGAGATCGGTGCCTCGATGCGCTACCTCTCCCAGCGTTTCACCGCTCCGAACCGTGTCTGCATGGCGGTTCTTACCGATGTAGCGACAGAAGAGCTCGGACATCTCGAAATGGTATCCACGATCGTTCATCAGTTGACTGCCAACCTCACTGTGGAAGAAATCGAGAACCAGGGATTTGCGGACTACTATGTGGACCATGCAGTGGGAATCTGGCCGCAGTCGGCGGGAGGAATTCCGTTTAACTCCTGTGAGTTCCAGTCCAAGGGGGATCCGATCACGGATATGTTTGAGAGCATGGCTGCGGAACAGAAAGCACGGAGCACCTACGACAATATCCTGCGGGTTGTGCGGGATATTCCGGAGATTGCGGATCCGATCCGGTTCCTGCGGGCGAGAGAAGTGGTACACTTCCAGAGATTCGGTGAAGCTCTCCAGTCTCTCCAGGATCAGCTGAACAGTAAGAACTTCTATCAGATGAATCCGAGTTTTGACACCGGACTGACGCGGGAACCGTGCGACTGCCAGGGAGAATGTGTACAGTAA
- a CDS encoding spore coat protein CotJB: MMGRNNCTCQGERSKAQLMETIGQSAFAAYDTLLYMDTHPQDREAMAYYHKQSAIRQEAMEEYARRFGPLTMDLIDESNCDTWEWMMQPWPWERSRKGRC, encoded by the coding sequence ATGATGGGACGAAACAACTGTACCTGCCAGGGAGAACGGAGCAAAGCACAGCTGATGGAGACGATCGGGCAGTCTGCATTTGCCGCTTATGATACCCTGCTTTATATGGACACCCATCCACAGGACCGGGAAGCCATGGCTTACTACCACAAACAGTCGGCAATCCGCCAGGAAGCTATGGAAGAGTATGCCAGACGCTTCGGTCCTCTGACAATGGATCTGATTGACGAGAGCAACTGCGACACCTGGGAGTGGATGATGCAGCCATGGCCATGGGAAAGATCCCGGAAAGGCAGGTGTTAG